A genomic region of Prevotella scopos JCM 17725 contains the following coding sequences:
- a CDS encoding aldose epimerase family protein yields MVKAEEPHYACGLKKEDFQTTIDGKKTDLYVLRNAKGNEVAITNYGGAIVAIMVPDKDGNLANIIQGHDNIQEVISSPEPYLSTLIGRYGNRIAKGRFQLNGKEYKLAINNGPNSLHGGKEGFNAKVWDAVRVNDHAVVLKYTSSYGEEGYTGEVEVWVAYSFSDDDELIIKYSAKTNKKTIINLTSHGFFSLAGIANPTPTIDDLECEINADFYIPIDETSIPTGEILKVAGTPFDFRKPKKVGQEIDADHEQIKHGAGYDHCFVLNKKEEGELSFAARIKEPNSGRTMEVYTTEPGVQVYTHNWADGYKGQHGATFPRRSAICFEAQHFPDSPNHPYFPSVILEPCKEYTQKTIYKFGVEK; encoded by the coding sequence ATGGTAAAAGCCGAAGAGCCACACTATGCGTGTGGGTTGAAGAAAGAAGACTTCCAAACTACGATAGATGGTAAGAAAACCGATCTTTATGTACTTAGAAATGCCAAGGGCAATGAGGTTGCAATCACTAATTATGGTGGTGCTATTGTTGCTATCATGGTTCCTGATAAAGACGGAAACTTGGCAAATATCATTCAAGGACATGATAATATACAAGAGGTAATCAGTTCACCTGAGCCTTACCTTTCAACCCTTATTGGTCGTTATGGCAATCGTATTGCCAAAGGACGCTTCCAGTTGAACGGAAAGGAATATAAACTCGCTATTAACAATGGTCCTAACTCTTTACATGGAGGTAAGGAAGGCTTCAATGCAAAAGTATGGGATGCAGTACGGGTTAACGACCATGCTGTTGTTTTGAAATACACATCATCTTATGGTGAAGAAGGTTATACTGGCGAAGTTGAAGTTTGGGTAGCCTATTCATTCTCTGATGATGACGAACTCATCATCAAATATTCTGCAAAGACAAATAAGAAGACAATCATCAATCTTACCAGTCATGGATTCTTCTCATTGGCAGGTATTGCCAATCCAACCCCAACGATTGACGATTTAGAGTGTGAGATCAATGCCGACTTCTACATCCCTATTGATGAGACATCAATTCCAACAGGTGAGATTTTGAAAGTCGCTGGCACCCCATTTGACTTCCGTAAGCCTAAGAAGGTAGGTCAAGAGATTGATGCTGACCATGAACAGATTAAGCATGGTGCGGGTTATGACCACTGCTTCGTGTTGAACAAGAAGGAAGAAGGCGAACTCTCATTCGCCGCACGCATCAAGGAGCCAAACAGTGGCAGAACGATGGAAGTATATACCACAGAGCCAGGTGTGCAGGTATATACCCACAACTGGGCGGACGGTTACAAGGGTCAGCATGGTGCAACCTTCCCACGTCGCAGTGCCATCTGCTTCGAAGCACAGCACTTCCCTGATAGTCCAAACCATCCTTACTTCCCTTCAGTCATTCTGGAGCCATG